The window GCAAAGCCGCAACCACGCGCTGGGGCGCGCGATCGCGCGGGGGCATTCGCTGCGGGCCGTCGAGGCGGGCACGCCGATGGTGGCCGAGGGCGTGCGCACCGTGTCGTCGGCGCTGCGGATGGCCCGCGAGGCCGGGATCGCCATGCCGATCTGCGAGGAGGTGGCCGCGGTGCTGTTCGACGGCAAGCCCGTGCCGGACGCGCTGGCGTCGCTGCTGGCCCGCGAGCCGCGGCCCGAAGAGGAGCGCGCGCGCCATGCCTGAGCTGCGGCGCGATCCGATCGTCGGCCGCTGGGTGATCATCTCCACCGAGCGCTCCCGTCGGCCTTCGGACTTTGCGCCGGCTCCGCGGCGACGGAAGGGGGGGCCCTGCGTGTTCTGCGGAGGCCAGGAGCACCGCACGCCCGACGAGGTGTGGGCGCTCCGCCCCGGGCGCGGGGAGGCCAACACGCCGGGCTGGCTGCTGCGCGTGGTCCCCAACAAGTTCCCCGCGCTGCGCATCGAGGGCGAGCTCGAGCCCTCTGCGGAGGGCATGTTCGACCGGATGAACGGGATCGGGGCCCACGAGGTGATCGTCGAGTCGCCCGACCACGACGCGGTCATCGAGCAGCTGCCGGTGCCGCACCTGGCCGAGGTGTTCCGGGCCTATCGCGACCGGATCAACGACCTGGCCAAGGACCCGCGGCTCGAGTACGTGATGGTGTTCAAGAACCACGGCGATCCCGCCGGGGCCTCACTGGAGCACACCCACTCCCAGCTCATCGCCACGCCGGTGGTCCCGCTGATGGTCGAGGAGGAGCTGGCCGGGGCCCTCCAGCACTTGAAGCTTCGGCAGCGGTGCATCTGGTGCGACATCATCCGCCAGGAGCGGCAGGCCCGGACGCGGATCGTATTCGAGCACGACGGCTTCGTGGCCCTCGCCCCCTTCGCCCCCCGCTTCCCGTTCGAGACCTGGGTGCTCCCGGCGGCCCACCGGTCCCGCTACGAGGAGACGCCGGCCGAGGCGCTCACCGGCCTGGCCACCGTGGTGGCCCGCGTGCTCGGCCGCATGCGGACGTTCCTGGATGACCCGCCGTACAACTTCATGCTCCACAGCGCGCCCCTCCGCCGGCCGGCCCTCGACCATTTCCACTGGCACCTCGAGATCATTCCGAAGCTCACGCGGGTCGCGGGTTTCGAATGGGGGACGGGCTTTTTCATCAACCCGACGCCGCCCGAGGAGGCAGCGAAATACCTGCGCGGAGAGACCCCGCAACCGCCCGTAAGTTGACACTACGCAAGGCTTTTGTTACAGTCCGAAGCTGGTTCTG of the Candidatus Methylomirabilota bacterium genome contains:
- the galT gene encoding galactose-1-phosphate uridylyltransferase; translated protein: MPELRRDPIVGRWVIISTERSRRPSDFAPAPRRRKGGPCVFCGGQEHRTPDEVWALRPGRGEANTPGWLLRVVPNKFPALRIEGELEPSAEGMFDRMNGIGAHEVIVESPDHDAVIEQLPVPHLAEVFRAYRDRINDLAKDPRLEYVMVFKNHGDPAGASLEHTHSQLIATPVVPLMVEEELAGALQHLKLRQRCIWCDIIRQERQARTRIVFEHDGFVALAPFAPRFPFETWVLPAAHRSRYEETPAEALTGLATVVARVLGRMRTFLDDPPYNFMLHSAPLRRPALDHFHWHLEIIPKLTRVAGFEWGTGFFINPTPPEEAAKYLRGETPQPPVS